In Populus alba chromosome 1, ASM523922v2, whole genome shotgun sequence, a single window of DNA contains:
- the LOC118058618 gene encoding uncharacterized protein, translating into MKGCELCGSSARMFCESDQASLCWDCDEKVHSANFLVAKHCRTLLCQACQSPTPWKSSGSKLAPTVSVCESCFTVHKNNKKQLQDLNVMASDQESREAGNDFDESENDREFDDDDSDDDSDEYEEEEDEEEEGDNQVVPWSGPTASSSPSIAPPVASSSSSEEEIPCAGGNGFLKRMRDSNVDLDSDDETGCSSSHNLRGGSMSTEEGNSSSSSRPWKQARTSVHVEEDGQAMSRSSAIIDSLKRLQKDLVANGENASAAILGICKLSRDQSL; encoded by the exons ATGAAAGGGTGTGAGCTATGTGGGAGTTCAGCAAGAATGTTCTGTGAATCAGACCAAGCTAGTTTATGTTGGGATTGTGATGAGAAAGTACACTCTGCCAACTTTCTTGTTGCAAAGCATTGCAGAACCCTTCTTTGTCAAGCATGTCAATCTCCAACTCCTTGGAAATCCTCAGGGTCCAAACTTGCCCCTACTGTTTCTGTATGTGAATCCTGTTTTACTGtccacaaaaataataaaaaacaactccAAGATCTGAACGTCATGGCTAGTGATCAAGAAAGCCGAGAAGCCGGAAATGATTTTGACGAGTCTGAAAATGATCGAGAATTCGACGACGACGACTCTGATGATGATAGTGATGAATATGAAGAGGAGGAAGACGAGGAGGAAGAAGGAGACAACCAGGTGGTGCCATGGTCAGGTCCTACTGCATCGTCTTCGCCATCAATTGCGCCACCTGTggctagttcttctagcagtgAAGAGGAGATTCCCTGTGCTGGTGGAAATGGGTTCTTGAAACGGATGCGAGACAGTAATGTTGATCTTGATTCTGAT GATGAAACTGGATGTTCCTCTTCGCATAATTTAAGAGGTGGAAGCATGAGCACCGAGGAAGGGAATTCTTCGAGTTCATCAAGGCCATGGAAGCAAGCAAGAACAAGCGTTCATGTAGAAGAAGATGGTCAAGCAATGTCAAGATCATCGGCTATCATAGACTCCCTGAAGAGACTGCAGAAAGACTTGGTCGCGAATGGAGAAAACGCGTCTGCTGCTATTCTTGGGATCTGCAAATTGAGCCGAGATCAGAGCCTTTGA
- the LOC118058580 gene encoding universal stress protein PHOS34: MNSQQQQQQNPVDPDQPLLPTIKINHHPSPPRHPHPPSATPTLTPTTRRKIGVAVDLSDESAYAVRWSVHHYIRPGDSVILLHVSPTSVLLGADWGPLPLSTPTQSQLDLLNNNSKFNSEIDSKTKNENSEKPQPRQEDDFDAFTASKAADIARPLKEAQIPYKIHIVKDHDMKERLCLEIERLGLSAVIMGSRGFGAAIRGSDERLGSVSDYCVHHCFCPVVVVRYPEDKDCGWD; encoded by the coding sequence ATGAAttctcaacaacaacaacaacaaaacccGGTAGATCCTGACCAGCCGCTACTCCCGACAATTAAGATCAACCACCACCCTTCTCCCCCACGCCACCCTCACCCACCCTCCGCCACTCCTACTCTCACCCCCACCACTCGCCGCAAGATTGGTGTCGCCGTCGACCTCTCTGACGAATCAGCCTACGCTGTCCGCTGGTCTGTCCACCACTACATCCGTCCTGGCGACTCTGTCATCCTCCTCCACGTCAGCCCTACCTCCGTCCTCCTCGGCGCTGACTGGGGCCCACTCCCACTCTCCACTCCCACGCAATCGCAACTCGATCTCTTGAACAATAATAGTAAATTTAATAGTGAAATTGATAGTAAAACTAAAAATGAGAATAGTGAGAAGCCACAGCCCCGGCAAGAGGATGATTTCGATGCTTTCACGGCTTCGAAAGCGGCGGATATTGCGAGGCCTTTGAAGGAAGCGCAGATTCCGTATAAGATTCATATTGTGAAAGATCATGATATGAAGGAAAGGTTGTGTTTGGAAATTGAGAGGTTAGGGTTGAGTGCGGTTATTATGGGGAGTAGAGGGTTTGGTGCGGCGATAAGAGGGAGCGATGAGAGATTGGGTAGTGTGAGTGATTATTGTGTTCATCATTGTTTTTGTCCTGTCGTTGTTGTTAGATATCCTGAGGATAAGGATTGTGGTTGGGACTGA
- the LOC118058575 gene encoding calcium-binding protein PBP1 yields the protein MASIGHAVEFQDSFPSMLEGLGTQGFMLELCNGFRLLMDSDKGLITFESLKRNIVLLGLQEMRDDELVCMLMEGDLDGDGAINQMEFCILMFRLSPGFMDGSKQWMEELSANEM from the coding sequence ATGGCATCAATAGGTCATGCAGTTGAGTTTCAGGACTCCTTCCCTTCCATGTTGGAGGGACTGGGAACACAAGGATTTATGTTGGAGCTGTGTAATGGGTTTCGTTTGCTAATGGATAGTGATAAGGGGCTAATCACGTTCGAGAGCTTGAAGAGAAATATTGTGCTACTAGGGTTGCAAGAGATGAGGGATGATGAGCTCGTGTGCATGTTAATGGAAGGTGATTTGGATGGAGATGGGGCTATAAATCAGATGGAATTCTGTATTCTCATGTTCAGATTGAGTCCAGGGTTTATGGACGGATCAAAGCAATGGATGGAAGAACTTTCTGCAAATGAAATGTAG